Proteins encoded in a region of the Vicia villosa cultivar HV-30 ecotype Madison, WI linkage group LG5, Vvil1.0, whole genome shotgun sequence genome:
- the LOC131606429 gene encoding lectin beta-1 and beta-2 chains-like — protein sequence MASSIQSTQTSFYVTVLSISLASFFFFQVNSTQTETTSFSIPNFVSNQPNLIFQGDAYATNEKLTLTKAAKSQVGRALYSAPIHIWDSRTGNVADFITSFTFVITPGAGTADGLAFFIAPVDTKPRTGGGYLGVFDSHDYNHTSQTVAVEFDTFRNAWDPNNRHIGIDVNSVQSISTAPWVLLNGREANVVISFKAATNVLNVSLSYPLRGINIHSDVVVLKNIVPEWVRIGLSASTGLDYAAHEILSWSFHSELVRTSSSNQVAAA from the coding sequence ATGGCATCTTCAATCCAAAGTACCCAAACCTCATTCTATGTAACAGTTCTATCCATTTCCTTAGCATCATTCTTTTTCTTCCAAGTGAACTCAACTCAAACCGAAACCACTTCCTTTTCCATCCCCAACTTTGTCTCAAACCAACCAAATCTAATCTTCCAAGGCGATGCCTATGCCACAAACGAAAAATTGACACTGACCAAGGCAGCAAAATCCCAAGTTGGTAGAGCTCTCTATTCTGCACCTATCCATATTTGGGATAGCAGAACCGGCAACGTTGCTGATTTCATAACTTCGTTCACTTTTGTCATAACACCAGGTGCAGGAACTGCCGACGGATTAGCCTTCTTCATCGCACCTGTAGATACTAAGCCGCGAACTGGAGGTGGTTATCTTGGAGTTTTTGATAGCCATGATTATAATCATACTAGTCAAACTGTTGCTGTCGAGTTTGACACTTTCCGAAATGCCTGGGATCCGAACAACAGACATATTGGAATCGATGTTAACTCTGTCCAATCCATAAGTACTGCGCCGTGGGTTTTGCTGAATGGTAGAGAGGCTAATGTTGTGATAAGTTTTAAAGCTGCTACTAATGTGTTAAATGTTAGTTTGAGTTATCCCCTTAGAGGAATAAATATCCATAGTGATGTTGTGGTTTTAAAGAATATTGTTCCTGAGTGGGTAAGGATTGGTTTGTCAGCTTCCACTGGATTAGATTATGCAGCACATGAAATTCTTTCATGGTCTTTTCATTCTGAGTTGGTCAGAACTTCAAGTTCTAACCAAGTTGCAGCTGCATAG